Proteins from one Arthrobacter sp. DNA4 genomic window:
- a CDS encoding cytoplasmic protein, with amino-acid sequence MADPIAVNPQHYRLVFENDRVRVLEYSDGPGDTTGTHSHPDSVMVTLSSFARRLRSGDREADVELQAGQARWLDAQEHSGTNTGSTPTRCLFIELKEPRRENPGVDESPAHTGRLGPADS; translated from the coding sequence GTGGCCGATCCCATTGCAGTGAATCCGCAGCACTACAGGCTCGTCTTTGAAAACGACCGTGTCCGCGTCCTCGAGTACAGCGACGGCCCCGGAGACACCACCGGCACCCATTCCCACCCTGACAGCGTGATGGTTACGCTCAGTTCCTTCGCCCGCCGCCTCCGGTCAGGAGACCGGGAAGCGGACGTGGAGCTGCAGGCAGGGCAAGCCCGCTGGCTCGACGCGCAGGAACACTCCGGGACGAACACCGGCTCCACGCCTACACGCTGCCTCTTTATCGAGCTGAAGGAACCCCGCCGGGAGAACCCGGGCGTGGATGAATCGCCCGCCCACACAGGCCGCCTTGGTCCTGCTGATTCCTAG